A section of the Chryseobacterium ginsenosidimutans genome encodes:
- a CDS encoding helix-turn-helix domain-containing protein, whose amino-acid sequence MTEKEGKYSNFRIAVPADYEEVFSLFYYAENRSAETITKTFLPSYQTILIFNFGAKAILESKENTQLKVNKSLVLGPIKHAFNYSLPTGSAILVANFNGDAFYRFFGNASVAKHLPIDPDNLLNENCFTALWGELDKIDNPNLRVSYILDFCRPYLKPRNVIMERLTNFTNNTLNPIKLVAVQQNQTERNVQLNHKKYLGYTAKEINRHRRFIKAIELIQDIALKSAKIDWFEIISACDYYDQSQLIHDFKHYINLSPTKYLRFQEEICNAKSD is encoded by the coding sequence ATGACTGAAAAAGAGGGAAAATATTCCAACTTTCGAATAGCTGTCCCGGCAGACTATGAAGAAGTCTTTTCTCTTTTCTATTATGCAGAGAACAGATCTGCCGAAACCATTACCAAAACATTTCTTCCCTCCTATCAAACAATTTTGATTTTCAATTTTGGAGCTAAGGCAATACTTGAGTCCAAAGAAAACACACAACTTAAAGTCAATAAATCCCTTGTTTTAGGTCCGATTAAACACGCTTTTAATTATTCATTACCAACTGGATCAGCAATATTGGTTGCCAATTTTAATGGCGATGCTTTCTACCGTTTCTTCGGCAATGCTTCGGTTGCCAAACATTTGCCGATTGACCCTGACAATCTGCTCAATGAAAATTGTTTTACAGCATTATGGGGAGAGTTGGATAAAATAGATAACCCAAATCTTCGGGTCAGCTACATCCTTGACTTTTGCAGACCTTATTTAAAACCGAGGAATGTAATTATGGAACGGTTAACAAATTTTACGAATAACACCTTAAATCCAATTAAATTAGTTGCGGTTCAACAAAATCAAACCGAAAGAAATGTTCAGCTCAACCATAAGAAATATTTAGGCTATACGGCCAAGGAAATCAATCGTCACCGACGGTTTATAAAAGCCATTGAATTAATACAGGATATTGCCTTAAAATCAGCTAAAATAGATTGGTTTGAGATCATCAGTGCGTGTGACTATTATGACCAAAGCCAGCTTATTCACGATTTTAAACATTACATCAATCTCAGCCCGACGAAATACCTTAGGTTTCAGGAAGAAATCTGTAACGCAAAATCTGATTAA
- a CDS encoding alpha/beta hydrolase family protein: MYSQTPQGHYEGALTQNGSDQLISFDFSPDKTTYDIPEIGYMNVKTEKISQSKDTLKLKISYGDFYCFLDSKTGDLTGLSKNINPEMRLHLKKTAAKEKSFSEEEIKFSNADVSLSGVLFKPKKSEEPVPYVILVHRSGWEDRETAWYHSMAYILASKGMGVLLYDKRGTDTSTGNFSLADLNDLAEDAASAFNYLKARNDLNYSKIGFLGASQGGWIIPLAANKVSNCGFAILVVGPAVSVYEQDINRVQYTLMDEGYSKESINSALRYSGLFFKYIQSNTEKDWNALKKYTTEIKGQKWIDYIDIPQSKTGDDVLWWRKNKYDPKEALSEIKCPVLSIFGEKDVLVPPAENKSKMENYLTKAGVNHKIVIIKDCGHNMITQGKINNGAKVNWPYTYWQWQKQPDEFVNTIFEFIKK, encoded by the coding sequence ATGTACAGTCAAACACCGCAAGGTCATTATGAAGGTGCCTTAACACAGAATGGATCTGATCAGTTAATTTCATTTGACTTTAGTCCTGATAAAACAACATATGATATACCTGAAATTGGTTATATGAATGTAAAAACAGAAAAAATATCGCAAAGCAAAGATACTTTGAAGCTTAAAATATCCTATGGTGATTTCTATTGTTTTTTAGATTCTAAAACGGGAGATCTTACTGGGTTAAGCAAAAATATAAATCCAGAAATGAGATTACACTTGAAGAAAACAGCAGCAAAAGAAAAAAGCTTTTCAGAAGAAGAAATCAAATTTTCAAATGCAGATGTTTCGCTTTCCGGAGTTTTGTTCAAACCTAAAAAATCAGAAGAGCCTGTTCCTTATGTCATTCTGGTACACCGCTCCGGATGGGAAGACAGGGAGACCGCATGGTATCATTCCATGGCTTATATTTTGGCAAGCAAAGGTATGGGAGTGTTACTTTATGATAAAAGGGGAACCGATACATCAACGGGTAATTTTTCTTTAGCAGATCTGAATGATCTTGCAGAGGATGCCGCTTCCGCTTTTAATTATCTGAAGGCACGAAATGACCTGAATTATTCCAAAATAGGTTTTTTAGGAGCAAGCCAAGGCGGATGGATTATACCACTGGCAGCCAATAAAGTCTCCAATTGTGGCTTTGCCATTTTAGTTGTAGGTCCTGCAGTTTCTGTTTACGAACAGGATATTAATCGTGTTCAATATACCTTGATGGATGAAGGATATTCGAAAGAATCTATTAATTCTGCTCTTCGCTATTCCGGACTTTTCTTCAAATATATTCAGAGTAATACTGAAAAAGACTGGAATGCACTAAAAAAATACACAACTGAAATCAAGGGCCAAAAATGGATAGATTATATAGATATTCCTCAATCGAAAACCGGGGATGATGTTTTATGGTGGAGAAAAAACAAGTATGATCCAAAAGAAGCTTTAAGTGAAATAAAATGTCCAGTGTTAAGTATTTTTGGAGAAAAGGATGTATTAGTACCACCAGCAGAGAATAAAAGCAAAATGGAAAATTACCTGACAAAGGCGGGTGTGAATCATAAGATTGTTATAATAAAAGATTGCGGGCACAACATGATCACACAAGGTAAAATTAATAATGGGGCGAAGGTAAACTGGCCCTATACGTATTGGCAATGGCAAAAACAGCCCGATGAATTTGTAAATACGATCTTTGAATTTATAAAGAAATAA
- a CDS encoding phosphotransferase, with translation MNEELMTEKFPTINSTLSPNELGKLIQRKYELTDKTECNIFRLAMNHLYIVHDDENKYVFRVYTHNWRTKLEIEEELRLLILLKEADRQVAFPIADKSNKFIQEIEAPEGTRFGVLFSYAKGIKTAKFSHHTSFLIGQALAKVHQSTENIELIRMSYNTQNLLKNPVLRTKEFYSKNSSEIEFLETLSTFLTLKMENIDKQKMRYGTVHLDVWFDNLHIDDEKEVTFFDFDFCGNGYLCFDISYFLFQLFATNLNEEEYQLKADSFIKGYESVTKISNEEKKFLPYACLAIMTYYISVQCDRFEYWTNIFLNEDHLKRMVGNLKRWIAYNKIEINNKL, from the coding sequence ATGAACGAAGAATTGATGACAGAGAAATTTCCTACAATAAATAGTACACTTTCACCCAATGAACTTGGTAAACTTATTCAACGAAAATATGAACTGACCGACAAAACGGAATGCAACATATTTCGACTTGCTATGAATCATCTATACATTGTTCATGATGACGAAAACAAATACGTTTTTAGAGTTTACACACACAATTGGCGGACTAAATTAGAAATTGAAGAAGAATTAAGACTTTTAATTCTTCTAAAAGAAGCAGACCGACAAGTTGCTTTTCCAATAGCTGATAAATCGAACAAATTCATTCAAGAAATTGAAGCTCCGGAAGGTACAAGATTTGGTGTTTTATTTTCGTATGCTAAAGGCATAAAGACAGCAAAATTTTCACACCATACAAGCTTTCTAATTGGACAAGCATTAGCAAAAGTTCATCAATCCACAGAAAATATCGAACTGATAAGAATGTCTTACAATACTCAAAACTTGCTTAAGAACCCTGTTTTAAGAACAAAAGAATTCTATAGTAAAAATAGTAGCGAAATTGAATTTTTAGAAACCCTTTCTACTTTTTTGACACTAAAAATGGAAAATATTGACAAACAGAAAATGAGATATGGAACTGTTCATCTTGATGTTTGGTTTGATAATTTGCACATTGACGATGAAAAAGAAGTAACATTTTTTGACTTTGATTTTTGTGGCAACGGCTATTTATGTTTTGACATTTCTTATTTCCTATTTCAGTTATTTGCCACCAATTTGAACGAAGAGGAATATCAATTAAAAGCAGATAGTTTCATAAAAGGTTACGAGTCTGTAACTAAAATTAGTAACGAAGAAAAAAAGTTTTTACCCTACGCATGTTTGGCAATTATGACATATTACATAAGTGTTCAGTGCGACAGATTTGAATATTGGACAAATATTTTCTTGAATGAAGATCATTTAAAAAGAATGGTTGGGAACTTAAAACGTTGGATTGCTTACAACAAAATTGAGATTAATAACAAACTTTAA
- a CDS encoding response regulator, whose amino-acid sequence MPKKIIRNLQIGVVLSLLLLIASSIASYVSIQKQMENRESFLKSKESISLVKDVLNSLLDAETGNRGYQLTGQENFLEPFNKSVKKYPVLISNKNKLDLKDKHQIELLNELLRTSHMMMEGDILLIEKRRKGILMTPEELLKNKTTMDRCRILVQEFVKYEEVQLAIKNKDLNRSSKSTVLFIIFSAVAAIVVTLFFYKQLKSDLIRRQKLEKDLFYTKEILEETSTVAQVGGWEFNMKTGNVFWSQSTKEIHKIKDNFQPDFENAIGFYKEESRKRIKYLFDRAVTKGIPFDEEFQLVRYDGVTIWVRLKGIPEFEGKVCSRVFGIIQDIDAFKKMFLEVTRKEAMMQSFVTDVPIPLAMFDKDLNYVSVSSTWKDEFNMNDVDLIGNNLFTISPDILEERKEIYNNALLGKTHINGDFTLKVDGKEEIQHYDLKVGPWYLTEDEVGGIIISVQNITNAIRANDELKKAKETADMANNAKSEFLANMSHEIRTPLNGVIGFSDLLLRTPLNEMQAQYLNYINESGENLLNIINDILDFSKIESGKMDLLIEKSDLYDMVSQVINVILYQSRKKNIELLLNIEPGLPKTLIIDESRLKQILINLLGNAVKFTEKGEIELKVEKLRMDDKNIALRFSVRDTGIGIPVEKQKYIFNAFTQENSSISKRYGGTGLGLTISNNILQYMKSHLSLISAPEKGSVFFFDIEIPYEISELRDDGDMTIKKVLVVDDNETNRIILQHMLAYKNIESTLAANGMEALQILLKGEQFDVILMDYHMPVISGLETIDKIKELFHKQKSNSPVIILSSSSDELDVITSIRERENAYFLLKPITSDGLYKALRRVAHSNVVEIIKDQPEKASYSFAPELEVLLVDDNPVNMVLNNRMMKSLTPDAHLTEAVNGLEALEECRKKQFSIILMDVQMPVMSGIEATQQIRKLPGYENIPIIGVTAGNVLGEKEKCLESGMTDFLPKPLRQADLLEILKRNIGTKR is encoded by the coding sequence ATGCCGAAAAAAATTATAAGAAATCTTCAGATTGGAGTCGTACTTTCGTTATTACTGCTTATTGCGAGTTCTATAGCATCTTATGTTAGCATACAGAAACAGATGGAGAACAGGGAAAGCTTTTTAAAAAGCAAGGAATCTATAAGTTTGGTAAAAGATGTTTTAAATTCTCTCTTAGATGCAGAAACAGGCAACCGGGGATATCAGCTTACGGGTCAGGAAAATTTTCTTGAGCCTTTCAACAAAAGTGTGAAGAAATATCCAGTGCTTATTTCTAATAAAAATAAGTTGGATCTTAAAGATAAACATCAAATAGAGCTTCTCAATGAACTCTTGCGTACTTCGCACATGATGATGGAAGGGGATATTTTGCTAATTGAGAAGCGTAGAAAGGGAATATTAATGACCCCGGAAGAACTTCTAAAAAATAAAACAACTATGGACAGGTGCCGTATACTTGTTCAGGAATTTGTAAAATATGAGGAAGTTCAATTGGCTATCAAAAATAAAGATCTGAACAGATCTTCCAAATCTACAGTTTTATTCATCATTTTCTCTGCCGTTGCAGCCATTGTTGTTACACTTTTTTTCTATAAACAACTAAAATCTGACCTTATCCGCAGACAGAAATTAGAGAAAGATCTGTTTTACACTAAAGAAATTCTTGAGGAAACGAGTACGGTAGCACAGGTGGGAGGCTGGGAATTCAACATGAAGACGGGCAACGTTTTCTGGTCTCAGAGTACAAAAGAAATTCACAAAATAAAAGACAATTTCCAGCCGGATTTCGAAAATGCCATCGGATTCTATAAAGAAGAAAGCAGGAAAAGAATAAAATATCTTTTTGACAGAGCCGTAACAAAAGGAATTCCCTTTGACGAAGAGTTCCAGCTTGTCCGTTATGATGGCGTTACGATCTGGGTAAGATTAAAAGGAATTCCCGAATTTGAAGGTAAGGTCTGCAGTAGGGTTTTCGGAATCATTCAGGATATTGATGCCTTCAAAAAAATGTTTCTGGAAGTTACCAGAAAGGAAGCCATGATGCAGTCTTTTGTAACCGATGTTCCTATTCCTTTGGCCATGTTTGATAAGGATCTTAACTATGTTTCTGTAAGCAGCACATGGAAAGATGAATTCAATATGAATGATGTAGATCTTATCGGAAATAATCTGTTTACCATATCTCCGGATATCCTCGAAGAAAGGAAAGAAATCTATAATAATGCCCTGCTAGGAAAAACTCATATAAATGGTGACTTTACATTAAAAGTGGACGGTAAGGAAGAAATTCAGCATTACGACCTTAAAGTAGGACCATGGTATCTCACCGAGGATGAAGTAGGAGGTATCATTATTTCCGTACAAAATATTACAAATGCCATACGGGCAAATGACGAACTTAAAAAAGCCAAGGAAACAGCAGATATGGCAAACAATGCGAAATCTGAGTTTCTGGCCAATATGAGTCATGAGATACGTACTCCTTTGAACGGAGTCATCGGATTTTCAGATCTTCTCCTCAGGACACCGCTGAATGAAATGCAGGCACAATATCTCAATTACATCAATGAATCTGGGGAGAACCTGCTCAACATCATTAACGATATTCTGGATTTTTCAAAAATAGAATCCGGAAAAATGGATCTTTTAATTGAAAAAAGTGACCTTTATGACATGGTGAGCCAGGTAATTAATGTCATTCTCTATCAGTCCCGGAAGAAAAACATTGAACTTCTTCTCAATATCGAGCCAGGGCTTCCTAAAACGCTTATCATCGATGAATCAAGACTAAAACAGATCCTGATCAATCTTCTGGGTAATGCTGTAAAATTTACAGAAAAGGGTGAGATCGAGCTGAAAGTGGAAAAATTACGCATGGATGATAAAAATATTGCCCTGCGATTCTCTGTAAGAGATACGGGAATCGGTATTCCTGTCGAAAAACAGAAATATATCTTTAATGCTTTCACCCAGGAAAACAGTTCAATTAGCAAACGATATGGCGGAACGGGTCTCGGACTTACCATCTCCAACAATATCCTGCAATATATGAAGAGTCATCTGTCGCTGATCAGTGCACCGGAAAAAGGTTCCGTATTTTTCTTTGACATTGAGATTCCTTATGAAATTTCTGAGTTGAGAGATGATGGTGATATGACCATCAAAAAAGTTTTGGTGGTGGATGATAATGAAACCAACCGGATAATTCTTCAGCATATGCTTGCCTATAAGAATATCGAATCTACGCTTGCTGCCAACGGAATGGAAGCTTTGCAGATCCTGCTGAAAGGTGAACAGTTTGATGTAATCCTGATGGATTATCATATGCCGGTTATTTCCGGATTGGAAACTATAGATAAAATCAAAGAACTGTTTCATAAGCAAAAAAGTAATTCTCCGGTCATAATACTTTCTTCATCGTCGGATGAATTAGACGTAATTACTTCAATTCGTGAAAGAGAAAATGCATATTTTCTGTTGAAGCCCATCACATCAGATGGTTTATATAAAGCCCTACGAAGGGTAGCCCACAGTAATGTAGTAGAAATTATTAAGGATCAGCCTGAGAAAGCTTCTTATTCATTTGCTCCGGAACTTGAAGTTCTTTTGGTGGATGACAATCCTGTGAATATGGTATTGAATAACAGGATGATGAAATCCCTTACTCCCGATGCACATTTAACGGAAGCCGTCAATGGTCTGGAAGCTTTAGAAGAGTGCCGGAAAAAACAGTTCTCCATTATTCTTATGGATGTACAGATGCCGGTAATGAGCGGTATCGAAGCAACACAACAGATACGGAAGCTGCCGGGATACGAAAATATACCCATCATAGGGGTTACCGCCGGAAATGTACTGGGTGAAAAAGAAAAATGCCTTGAATCCGGCATGACTGACTTTCTTCCTAAACCACTCAGACAGGCGGATCTTCTGGAAATACTAAAAAGAAATATTGGCACTAAACGGTAA
- a CDS encoding T9SS type A sorting domain-containing protein: protein MILLLSCSLSAYSQLVGSDVQLWEKANPTSREATRCRDENLLNFHCGIKDKLLKKYIKYSENKSHTLSLVHASKEDEMIWENTEKQVSLSNTVYNRGKEMKEIGKKPSIFSFTGTADPKKEKTDSLKIKFEDQNLYEMIFFPKKAKTMDLNKIHSYLSIKYGISLEKGKYYGSDAKVIWDPEKHKDYKYRPTGLGRDEGNELYQKQSSNQADQFLAIGMNEIKRTNSENPTTIDNNNFVMWSDDNKYMSLKNDRTLDILERNWEINFIGNKIPKTDYQVRIIKETVNPKSLPLSYWMMLKKDNGDIKKIAGVENGNYVTFGKVDFMDAFDSGNIAHFTFAVSPLKDTKPENGNQDPRSGILYNDKDLSLDLTKIALYPNPVKKDQNFTVTFPPMENLIISIYDGGGRLVALDKVSNTARSYVNHLPIQSSYLINLTQNGKIIKTFKLIVD from the coding sequence ATGATATTACTATTATCGTGTTCCCTATCGGCTTATTCCCAATTGGTAGGTTCTGATGTCCAACTGTGGGAAAAAGCAAATCCTACTTCGCGGGAAGCAACCCGATGCAGAGACGAAAACCTATTAAATTTTCATTGCGGCATTAAAGACAAGCTCCTCAAAAAGTACATTAAATACAGTGAAAATAAGAGTCACACCCTGAGTCTGGTCCATGCTTCGAAAGAAGATGAAATGATCTGGGAGAATACCGAAAAGCAGGTTTCTCTCAGCAATACGGTATATAATAGGGGTAAAGAGATGAAAGAAATCGGTAAAAAACCCAGTATTTTTTCCTTTACCGGAACTGCAGATCCTAAAAAAGAAAAAACAGATAGTCTCAAGATCAAATTTGAAGACCAGAATTTGTATGAGATGATCTTCTTTCCAAAAAAGGCAAAGACAATGGATCTGAATAAAATTCATTCTTATCTGTCTATTAAATATGGTATTTCTTTAGAAAAAGGGAAATACTATGGAAGTGATGCTAAAGTCATCTGGGATCCGGAAAAGCATAAAGATTATAAATACCGACCGACAGGTTTGGGAAGAGATGAGGGAAATGAACTTTATCAGAAGCAGTCTTCTAATCAGGCAGATCAGTTTTTAGCCATCGGGATGAATGAAATTAAAAGAACTAATTCTGAAAACCCTACTACTATCGACAATAATAATTTTGTGATGTGGTCTGATGATAATAAATATATGTCTTTAAAAAATGACAGAACTCTTGATATTTTGGAAAGAAACTGGGAAATCAATTTTATCGGAAATAAAATCCCTAAAACAGATTATCAGGTAAGGATTATTAAAGAAACCGTTAATCCAAAATCTTTGCCGCTTTCATATTGGATGATGCTTAAAAAAGACAATGGAGATATCAAGAAGATTGCAGGAGTTGAAAACGGAAATTATGTAACTTTTGGCAAAGTTGATTTCATGGATGCTTTCGATTCCGGAAATATTGCCCATTTTACTTTTGCAGTAAGCCCTTTAAAGGATACAAAACCTGAAAATGGTAACCAGGATCCTAGATCCGGAATCCTCTATAATGATAAGGATCTTTCTTTAGATCTTACTAAAATTGCTCTGTATCCGAATCCGGTGAAAAAAGATCAGAACTTTACGGTTACTTTCCCACCAATGGAAAACCTTATTATTTCAATCTATGATGGAGGCGGAAGATTGGTTGCATTGGATAAGGTGAGCAATACCGCAAGATCTTATGTCAATCATTTACCAATTCAGAGTTCGTATCTGATTAATCTAACCCAAAACGGGAAAATCATAAAAACATTCAAACTAATCGTCGATTAA